One Bufo gargarizans isolate SCDJY-AF-19 chromosome 3, ASM1485885v1, whole genome shotgun sequence DNA segment encodes these proteins:
- the POU4F1 gene encoding POU domain, class 4, transcription factor 1 isoform X1, producing the protein MMSMNSKQPHFAMHPSLPEHKYTSLHSSSEAIRRACLPTPPLQSNIFASLDETLLARAEALAAVDIAVSQSKNHPYKPDATYHTMSSVPCSSNSSMPLGHHHHHHHHHHHQALEPGDLLDHVTSPSLSLMASAGHDGVGGGGGGGGGGGGGGGGNGGLISTSAHPHSHMHGLSHLSHQVAMNMTTALQHQGLVAAAHHGPGGQMASAVGAAAGLASICDSETDPRELEAFAERFKQRRIKLGVTQADVGSALANLKIPGVGSLSQSTICRFESLTLSHNNMIALKPILQAWLEEAEGAQREKMNKPELFNGGEKKRKRTSIAAPEKRSLEAYFAVQPRPSSEKIAAIAEKLDLKKNVVRVWFCNQRQKQKRMKFSATY; encoded by the exons ATGATGTCCATGAACAGCAAGCAGCCTCACTTTGCCATGCACCCGAGCTTACCTGAGCACAAGTACACGTCCCTGCACTCCAGCTCCGAGGCGATCAGAAGGGCATGCCTGCCAACCCCACCG CTGCAGAGTAACATCTTCGCCAGCCTGGATGAGACCCTCCTGGCCCGGGCCGAAGCATTGGCGGCCGTGGATATTGCAGTGTCCCAGAGCAAGAATCACCCCTACAAGCCTGATGCCACCTACCATACCATGAGCAGCGTGCCATGCTCCTCCAACTCCTCCATGCCTCTTggccaccaccatcaccaccatcatCATCACCACCACCAGGCGCTGGAGCCCGGAGACCTGCTGGACCATGTCACTTCCCCGTCCCTCAGCCTGATGGCCAGTGCTGGACATGATGGGGTCGGGggtggtggaggaggtggagggggaGGTGGTGGCGGCGGCGGAGGTAATGGCGGACTGATCTCCACCTCAGCCCATCCTCACAGCCACATGCACGGCCTGAGCCATCTCTCCCACCAGGTGGCCATGAACATGACCACCGCCCTGCAGCACCAGGGGCTGGTGGCCGCTGCTCATCATGGACCCGGTGGGCAGATGGCCTCGGCCGTGGGGGCGGCGGCAGGCCTGGCCTCCATCTGTGATTCTGAGACTGACCCCCGGGAGCTGGAAGCCTTTGCCGAGCGCTTTAAACAGAGGAGGATCAAGCTGGGGGTGACCCAGGCGGACGTGGGCTCTGCCCTGGCCAACCTGAAGATCCCAGGGGTGGGCTCCCTCAGCCAGAGCACCATCTGCAGGTTCGAGTCCCTCACCCTGTCCCACAACAACATGATCGCCCTGAAGCCTATCCTGCAAGCTTGGCTGGAGGAGGCTGAGGGGGCCCAGAGGGAAAAAATGAACAAGCCCGAACTCTTTAATGGGGGGGAAAAGAAACGCAAGAGGACTTCCATTGCCGCCCCAGAGAAGAGGTCCCTGGAGGCATATTTCGCAGTCCAGCCCAGACCCTCCTCAGAGAAGATAGCGGCCATAGCCGAAAAACTGGACCTCAAAAAGAATGTGGTGCGGGTCTGGTTCTGTAATCAGAGACAAAAGCAGAAAAGAATGAAATTTTCTGCCACTTACTaa
- the POU4F1 gene encoding POU domain, class 4, transcription factor 1 isoform X2, with translation MMSMNSKQPHFAMHPSLPEHKYTSLHSSSEAIRRACLPTPPLQSNIFASLDETLLARAEALAAVDIAVSQSKNHPYKPDATYHTMSSVPCSSNSSMPLGHHHHHHHHHHHQALEPGDLLDHVTSPSLSLMASAGHDGVGGGNGGLISTSAHPHSHMHGLSHLSHQVAMNMTTALQHQGLVAAAHHGPGGQMASAVGAAAGLASICDSETDPRELEAFAERFKQRRIKLGVTQADVGSALANLKIPGVGSLSQSTICRFESLTLSHNNMIALKPILQAWLEEAEGAQREKMNKPELFNGGEKKRKRTSIAAPEKRSLEAYFAVQPRPSSEKIAAIAEKLDLKKNVVRVWFCNQRQKQKRMKFSATY, from the exons ATGATGTCCATGAACAGCAAGCAGCCTCACTTTGCCATGCACCCGAGCTTACCTGAGCACAAGTACACGTCCCTGCACTCCAGCTCCGAGGCGATCAGAAGGGCATGCCTGCCAACCCCACCG CTGCAGAGTAACATCTTCGCCAGCCTGGATGAGACCCTCCTGGCCCGGGCCGAAGCATTGGCGGCCGTGGATATTGCAGTGTCCCAGAGCAAGAATCACCCCTACAAGCCTGATGCCACCTACCATACCATGAGCAGCGTGCCATGCTCCTCCAACTCCTCCATGCCTCTTggccaccaccatcaccaccatcatCATCACCACCACCAGGCGCTGGAGCCCGGAGACCTGCTGGACCATGTCACTTCCCCGTCCCTCAGCCTGATGGCCAGTGCTGGACATGATGGGGTCGGGggtg GTAATGGCGGACTGATCTCCACCTCAGCCCATCCTCACAGCCACATGCACGGCCTGAGCCATCTCTCCCACCAGGTGGCCATGAACATGACCACCGCCCTGCAGCACCAGGGGCTGGTGGCCGCTGCTCATCATGGACCCGGTGGGCAGATGGCCTCGGCCGTGGGGGCGGCGGCAGGCCTGGCCTCCATCTGTGATTCTGAGACTGACCCCCGGGAGCTGGAAGCCTTTGCCGAGCGCTTTAAACAGAGGAGGATCAAGCTGGGGGTGACCCAGGCGGACGTGGGCTCTGCCCTGGCCAACCTGAAGATCCCAGGGGTGGGCTCCCTCAGCCAGAGCACCATCTGCAGGTTCGAGTCCCTCACCCTGTCCCACAACAACATGATCGCCCTGAAGCCTATCCTGCAAGCTTGGCTGGAGGAGGCTGAGGGGGCCCAGAGGGAAAAAATGAACAAGCCCGAACTCTTTAATGGGGGGGAAAAGAAACGCAAGAGGACTTCCATTGCCGCCCCAGAGAAGAGGTCCCTGGAGGCATATTTCGCAGTCCAGCCCAGACCCTCCTCAGAGAAGATAGCGGCCATAGCCGAAAAACTGGACCTCAAAAAGAATGTGGTGCGGGTCTGGTTCTGTAATCAGAGACAAAAGCAGAAAAGAATGAAATTTTCTGCCACTTACTaa